The Synergistaceae bacterium genome includes a window with the following:
- a CDS encoding formate--tetrahydrofolate ligase, with the protein MTVPSDIEIAQAAHPLPITQIAAKLGISEDDLELYGKYKAKISPSVFKSLKDKPDGKLILVTAITPTPAGEGKTTTSVGLTDGLNKIGKRACVALREPSLGPSFGLKGGAAGGGYAQVIPMEDINLHFTGDLHAITTAHNLCAAMLDNHIQQGNELGIDPRKVVFRRVMDLNERALRNIVIGLGGTANGVPRESGFDITVASEVMAIFCLASDLMDLKARLGRMVLAYTYDNKPVTVNDIHAAGAMAVLLKDAIKPNLAQTLEGSPAFIHGGPFANIAHGCNSVQATRLGLKCADYLVTEAGFGADLGAEKFLDIKCRMAGLKPDAVVVVATVRALKMHGGLPKSELAREDLDALEAGIPNLLKHIENITKYGLPVVVAINKFPTDTNAELALVAKKCEELGASFALSEVWEKGGNGGVELAQKVVDACEKPSEFRFIYEAEMSPKEKMTAIAREIYGADGVDFTPQAQKDLERIHELGKDNLLVCMAKTQYSLSDDPAKLGRPSGFRVTVREVRLSAGAGFMVAITGSIMTMPGLPKKPAALNIDVDEDGKITGLF; encoded by the coding sequence ATGACAGTACCGAGCGACATCGAAATTGCTCAGGCGGCGCATCCCCTGCCAATCACGCAGATAGCCGCGAAGTTAGGCATCTCTGAGGATGATTTGGAGCTTTACGGCAAATACAAAGCCAAAATCTCGCCCAGCGTCTTCAAGAGCCTCAAGGACAAGCCCGACGGAAAACTAATCCTCGTTACGGCAATCACCCCCACACCCGCCGGAGAAGGCAAGACCACAACCAGCGTAGGACTAACCGACGGCCTCAACAAGATCGGCAAGCGCGCGTGTGTTGCACTGAGAGAGCCTTCACTTGGCCCGAGCTTCGGCCTCAAAGGCGGGGCAGCAGGAGGCGGATACGCACAGGTTATCCCGATGGAGGACATCAACCTTCATTTCACGGGCGACCTTCACGCAATCACGACGGCACACAACCTCTGCGCGGCGATGCTGGACAATCACATTCAGCAGGGCAACGAGCTGGGCATTGACCCGCGAAAAGTAGTTTTCCGCAGAGTTATGGATCTCAACGAGCGCGCATTACGGAACATCGTTATAGGTCTCGGAGGCACAGCTAACGGAGTTCCGCGCGAGTCGGGCTTTGACATCACGGTAGCTTCTGAGGTTATGGCTATCTTCTGCCTCGCGTCTGACTTGATGGACTTGAAGGCTCGTCTTGGCCGCATGGTTCTTGCGTACACCTACGACAACAAGCCTGTAACCGTAAACGACATTCACGCGGCTGGTGCAATGGCTGTTTTGCTGAAGGACGCAATCAAGCCCAACCTCGCGCAGACGCTCGAGGGAAGCCCAGCGTTCATTCACGGCGGGCCTTTCGCGAACATTGCGCACGGGTGCAACTCGGTGCAGGCGACGCGTCTCGGCCTGAAGTGCGCTGATTACCTCGTAACAGAAGCAGGGTTCGGCGCGGATCTCGGTGCAGAAAAGTTCCTCGACATCAAGTGCAGGATGGCAGGGCTGAAGCCTGATGCGGTGGTCGTTGTTGCGACGGTGAGGGCACTGAAGATGCACGGCGGCCTTCCGAAGTCGGAGCTTGCGCGTGAAGACCTCGACGCTCTCGAAGCAGGAATACCGAACCTCCTCAAGCACATCGAGAACATCACGAAGTACGGCCTTCCTGTCGTTGTGGCAATAAACAAATTCCCGACCGACACGAACGCAGAACTTGCACTCGTCGCGAAGAAGTGCGAGGAGTTAGGCGCGTCGTTCGCACTGTCCGAAGTGTGGGAGAAGGGCGGAAACGGAGGAGTAGAACTAGCACAGAAGGTAGTTGACGCGTGCGAGAAACCGTCTGAGTTCAGGTTCATCTATGAGGCTGAGATGTCCCCGAAGGAGAAGATGACAGCCATAGCACGGGAGATTTACGGCGCGGACGGAGTAGACTTCACTCCGCAGGCACAGAAGGACTTGGAGCGCATTCACGAGCTCGGCAAAGATAACCTTCTTGTGTGTATGGCCAAGACACAGTACTCGCTCTCTGACGACCCCGCGAAACTCGGTCGGCCTTCAGGGTTCAGGGTAACGGTTCGTGAGGTCAGGCTCTCCGCAGGAGCTGGCTTCATGGTCGCGATAACGGGAAGCATAATGACGATGCCGGGACTGCCCAAGAAACCGGCGGCACTTAACATCGATGTTGACGAAGACGGAAAAATTACGGGGCTCTTCTAG
- a CDS encoding bifunctional 5,10-methylenetetrahydrofolate dehydrogenase/5,10-methenyltetrahydrofolate cyclohydrolase gives MAVLMKGSEVSSRMKEMLLAKVAELKKGGSSPALAIVRVGHREDDLVYERSIMKRFAPLGIAVNVHELPEDVTQADFDAEFMRINDDAAVHGILLFRPLPKGLSDEYACLHMNHKKDIDGMSPVNAARIFAGEHEGFAPCTPSAVMSLLAGYGYDVAGKNVVIVGRSMVVGRPLSMLMLRANATVTVCHTKTSSLPEVCRRADIVIAAAGHPKMLTAEYFTRKSVVVDVGIDVDENGNLCGDVDFERVEKIVQAISPVPGGVGAVTTSILAENLIKAAKMLG, from the coding sequence TTGGCAGTACTGATGAAGGGGTCAGAGGTCTCCTCGAGGATGAAGGAGATGCTCCTAGCGAAGGTTGCAGAGCTCAAGAAGGGCGGGAGTTCTCCTGCGCTCGCGATTGTGCGTGTCGGGCATCGTGAGGACGACTTGGTCTACGAACGCTCAATCATGAAGCGTTTTGCACCTCTGGGAATCGCTGTGAACGTTCACGAGCTCCCTGAAGACGTAACGCAGGCAGACTTTGACGCGGAGTTCATGAGGATAAACGATGACGCGGCTGTTCACGGAATACTGCTGTTCCGTCCGTTGCCCAAAGGTCTCAGCGACGAGTACGCGTGTCTTCACATGAACCACAAGAAGGACATTGACGGAATGAGCCCCGTTAATGCCGCGCGGATTTTTGCGGGTGAACACGAGGGGTTTGCGCCGTGCACGCCTTCTGCGGTAATGTCTCTGCTTGCGGGTTACGGCTACGACGTTGCGGGGAAGAATGTTGTTATTGTCGGCAGGAGCATGGTAGTCGGACGGCCTCTGTCGATGCTGATGCTCCGTGCGAACGCTACGGTAACTGTGTGCCACACCAAGACCAGCAGCCTGCCGGAAGTCTGCAGGAGGGCGGACATAGTCATAGCGGCGGCGGGACACCCGAAGATGCTCACGGCGGAGTACTTCACGAGGAAGAGCGTTGTTGTTGACGTTGGGATTGACGTTGACGAGAACGGGAACTTGTGCGGGGACGTGGACTTCGAGCGCGTAGAGAAAATCGTTCAGGCGATAAGCCCTGTGCCCGGAGGAGTAGGAGCGGTAACAACGTCAATCTTGGCCGAGAATCTCATCAAGGCCGCGAAGATGTTAGGGTAA
- a CDS encoding cyclodeaminase/cyclohydrolase family protein: protein MDGGNISRAFIGDYLAALASSSAAPGGGSSAALSGAMGAALVSMVANLTLGREKYSAHQELAEYTTMKARALMLELTDCVRKDMTAFDGVMAAFKLPKGTEERTIAVQEAYKVATSAPVETAEKCLEVMKLAEGLLHKSNVTAACDLSAAALEARAGILIALENVGVNLAAIRDEEYVEEKRAWSADIDGESRRLLDVIRAGVAEMTGGR, encoded by the coding sequence ATGGACGGCGGGAACATCTCCCGCGCGTTCATCGGCGACTACCTCGCGGCTCTGGCTTCAAGTTCTGCGGCACCCGGCGGCGGAAGTTCTGCGGCACTCTCCGGCGCAATGGGGGCGGCTCTCGTGTCGATGGTCGCGAACCTCACGCTCGGCAGAGAGAAATATTCTGCTCATCAGGAGCTCGCGGAGTACACTACGATGAAGGCACGTGCTCTGATGCTCGAACTCACTGACTGCGTGCGCAAGGACATGACTGCGTTTGACGGGGTTATGGCGGCGTTCAAGCTCCCTAAGGGCACGGAAGAGAGAACAATTGCGGTTCAGGAAGCGTACAAAGTCGCTACGAGCGCACCCGTCGAGACGGCGGAAAAGTGCCTTGAGGTCATGAAGCTGGCTGAAGGCTTGCTGCACAAGTCCAATGTTACGGCGGCGTGTGATTTGTCGGCGGCGGCTCTCGAAGCTCGGGCAGGGATACTCATCGCGCTCGAGAACGTCGGCGTGAACTTGGCCGCAATCCGCGATGAAGAGTACGTCGAGGAGAAACGGGCATGGTCAGCGGACATTGACGGTGAATCGCGGAGGCTGCTTGACGTGATTCGTGCTGGTGTCGCTGAGATGACAGGAGGAAGGTAG